The following are from one region of the Panulirus ornatus isolate Po-2019 chromosome 48, ASM3632096v1, whole genome shotgun sequence genome:
- the LOC139763948 gene encoding uncharacterized protein, producing the protein MAWRRNQFQGQIGVNETPLTIAIENGDFKAAEEIIQDISDPSYLNDGPYENIPLHMVLTNNHHTDQSRNLRIAKLLVQKGANPNLRIPYGDMDRASPSPFEELVVYHEVLKSYVNGSSEILCEELDMYFELEVIKLEFITNTVDFDGVKCISTIENCHKLIKQTNDLIDVFLEYGSDPNVITTFAHKTLFHWVTEHEDIVLAKRFLDTCRVNLNVCDVHGSSPLMDTILRNDPENSLYLYEAMCDTVDYIDVNAHNCCGETALFRAVFVGAVDVASRLCANGAHVQTNVCLSQVPISYHSECSDCASSLMRQVPCLTTLKTPLLAPLLADAPTRLRYTHVPSHDSGSTIVRPHKHLIDKIISSSISPLIDLGCFSNQPVASETAYLLTMSNFIHVIDELSQATDLISLMFGQVSAGLRQLCIRSLFDYIFMVSQIPSKTWPDLVPHDLCLHDCKGALIESYMTELVELLGLPQSFKIFFDIEAAKYQICKLIMGLQSVDCDQACSASEESMFDDDDDDDDDDDDELFDTSLFSSDYGDSVFFSSDMLSEESSEEVEDLSDEDLSGTEDEKEKVAEGAKRVNGKMHELRKVKCDHERLNSGSEDEKDFVESLCVDVTKNVTHHKHSSECTENYQRFSDESTTSSESAEDFTASGPVSDSSC; encoded by the coding sequence ATGGCCTGGAGACGAAATCAGTTTCAAGGTCAGATTGGTGTCAATGAAACTCCATTAACAATTGCTATAGAAAATGGAGACTTTAAGGCTGCGGAGGAAATTATCCAAGACATCAGTGATCCCTCCTATTTGAATGATGGACCATATGAAAACATTCCTCTTCACATGGTTCTAACTAATAACCATCACACAGACCAAAGCCGTAATTTAAGAATTGCAAAACTGCTTGTCCAGAAAGGTGCTAATCCAAATTTACGGATACCTTATGGagacatggacagagcatcaCCTAGCCCATTTGAAGAACTTGTAGTTTACCATGAAGTGCTCAAATCTTATGTTAATGGCAGTTCTGAGATACTGTGTGAAGAATTGGATATGTACTTTGAATTAGaagtaataaagttagagttcaTTACTAACACAGTGGATTTTGATGGTGTTAAATGCATATCTACCATTGAGAACTGTCATAAACTCATTAAGCAAACAAATGATTTAATTGATGTGTTTTTAGAATATGGCAGTGATCCTAATGTCATCACAACATTTGCACACAAAACCCTTTTCCACTGGGTAACTGAACATGAGGATATAGTGTTAGCAAAGCGTTTCCTAGACACCTGCAGAGTTAATTTAAATGTATGTGATGTTCATGGAAGTTCACCATTGATGGATACCATTTTAAGAAATGACCCGGAAAATTCACTTTATTTATATGAGGCAATGTGTGATACTGTAGATTACATTGATGTAAATGCACACAATTGTTGTGGTGAAACAGCTCTCTTTAGAGCAGTTTTTGTAGGAGCAGTAGATGTAGCCTCAAGGCTTTGTGCTAATGGTGCTCATGTACAAACTAATGTTTGCCTTTCTCAAGTTCCAATATCATATCATAGTGAATGCAGTGACTGTGCTAGTTCCCTGATGCGACAAGTACCTTGTTTAACAACACTCAAAACTCCTTTATTAGCACCATTATTGGCTGATGCTCCAACAAGGCTTCGTTACACACACGTCCCATCACATGATAGTGGGAGTACAATAGTCCGTCCTCATAAACACCTGATTGACAAGATCATCTCATCTTCTATTTCTCCCCTTATAGACTTAGGATGCTTTAGTAATCAGCCTGTTGCTTCTGAGACAGCCTATCTTTTAACTATGAGTAACTTTATTCATGTAATAGATGAGCTATCACAAGCAACAGATTTAATATCCCTAATGTTTGGGCAGGTGTCTGCTGGCCTTCGGCAACTATGTATTAGGTCActttttgattatattttcatggtctcACAGATACCAAGTAAGACTTGGCCTGATTTAGTGCCTCATGATTTATGTCTTCATGATTGCAAAGGGGCATTAATTGAGtcgtatatgacagagttggtaGAATTACTTGGTCTtccacagtccttcaaaatattttttgatattGAAGCTGCTAAATACCAAATATGTAAGCTGATTATGGGCCTTCAGAGTGTAGATTGTGATCAGGCATGTTCAGCATCGGAGGAAtcaatgtttgatgatgatgatgatgatgatgatgatgatgatgatgaattattTGATACCTCACTATTCTCATCAGATTATGGAGATTCTGTTTTCTTCTCCTCTGACATGCTAAGTGAGGAGTCCTCTGAGGAGGTTGAAGATCTGTCTGATGAAGATTTATCTGGAactgaagatgaaaaagaaaaagtggcTGAAGGGGCTAAGAGAGTAAATGGAAAAATGCATGAACTTAGAAAGGTCAAATGTGATCATGAAAGATTGAACTCGGGGTCtgaagatgaaaaagattttgttgagtCTTTATGTGTGGATGTGACTAAAAACGTAACACATCATAAGCATTCTTCAGAGTGCACTGAAAACTACCAAAGATTCAGTGATGAATCTACAACTTCAAGTGAATCAGCAGAAGACTTCACTGCAAGTGGACCTGTATCAGATTCATCATGTTAA